The genomic segment GGGGTGGTCACTCTGAGACTCCTTGCTGTGGGGATACGGGGTGGTGCGGGCCCACGGTCAGGCGCGGGCCCGCACCGGTCGGGTGTCACCAGCCGGTGTTGCCGGAGCCCCTGTTGACCGTGAAGCCGCCCGCCAGGGAGAGTCCGCCGGCGGCGGCTCCGGTGACGGTGGTGCCGGAGAAGGTCCCGGAACCCGCGGAGTTGATCTCGATGCCGTACGAACCCGCCGTGGTGATGGCCAGGTTGGTGACGGTGAGGGACTGGACGTTCTTCTGCCAGGAGACGAGAAGGCCGCTGTAGGTGCTGTCGAGGACGGTGTTGTCCTGGAGCAGGATGGGTGCGGTGATGTCGGAGGAGTCGGCGTAGATCCACAGGGCGCCGAGCTTGCTCGCCCAGTTGGGTTCGTAACCGCCGGTCCGGGTCAGGGTGTTGCGCAGGACGACGGTGGTGCCGCTGAACGGCACGGGAGCGAACCTGCTGCTGATCGCGATGCCGGATGAGCCGGTGACGGTGTCGGCGAGGAGGTTGTCCTCGACCCGGTTGGCGTTGCCGCCGTAGATGCCGACGGCGTTGGCGAGCAGGGGGAGTTGGACGGTGTCGAAGCGGAAGGCGCTGTTGCTGACGGCCTGCGCCTCGGAGAACATGGCCAGCCCGTCGTCACCGGTGTTGCGGACGCTGCTGTGCGAGACCTCGCTGCCGGCGGTCCCCTTGTGGAGGTTGACGCCGTCGGCGAAGGTGTCGCGGATGCGGAGCCCGGAGGCGTACAGCCCGGTGGTGGGCGCGTCGATCCAGAGGCCGACCTTGGTGTGCTCGATCCAGAGGTTCGTCAGGCTGGATCCGTTGCCGAAGTCGCCCTCGACGGCGGCGTCGAAGTTGGCGTCGTCGCGGTAGCGGACGTCCCCGGCGATGGTCAGGTCCTGGACGTTGCTGGTGCCGCCGCGCCCGAAGAGCCCGCCCTTGCCGTTCTTGCCGCGCAGCACGGTGTACCACTGGCCCGCGCCCCGGAGGTCGGCCCCGGTGAGGTCGACGTGCCCGGAGATGTCGTACGTACCGGTGGGCAGCCAGAGCCCCTTGCCCTGCGACGTGGCCGCGGTGAGCGCGGTGTTGAGGGCGGCGGTGTCGTCGGTGGAGTCGTCCGGGGTGACGCCGAGGGTGGTGGCGGAGACGAATCCGGTGGACGGCATGGTGAGGGCTGCCGGGACGGCCTCGGTCTCGACGAGGTCCAGGGTGTAGGAGGCGGCGGTGTCACCCGCGTCCTTCTGGAACTTCAGCACGGTGCCCGCGGCGAGGTGGCCGGTGAGGGTGCGGGTCTCGTCGAAGAAGTGGTGCGCGGAGCCCTGGGAGGGGGTGTTGGTGTACGGGTACGCGCCGTACACCCAGCTGTACGTGGAGCTGAGGCCGAGGTCGCGGACCTGGGTGCCGTTGGCGTACACGCTGAGGGTGGCGCTGGTGCCGGTGCCCGCCGCGTTGTCCGGTACCGAGTAGCGCAGGGTCAGCGCGTCGGCCGGCTGGGTCAGCGTGAACTGCACGTACTCGCCGGTCTGGTCGAGCACCACGGCCCGGCGGCCGGATGCCTCGGAGGCCACGGTGAGGTAGGTGCGGTCGGGGCCGGTGGTGGACGCGTTGGTGGTGCCGGCCTCCGCCTCGTACGCCGTGTACGGGAGGGTCGCGCCGCGCACCGCGTTCGGGGTGGAGCCGGTGACGGTGACCCCGTCGAGCTGGAGGTTGCCGTTGTCGCCGGAGGCCGTCCGCAGGGTGACGTGGTTGAGCGAGGCGCGCAGCGGCACGTCGGTGCTCGCGGTCGCCCAGGCACCGTTGGTGGCGGGCAGGGTGAGGACGCGGACCTTGGTGCCGTTGGCGAGCAGGGTGACGGTCGCGGCGGTGGCGTTCGGGGTGCGGTAGCGCAGCACCAGCGGGTAGGTGGCGGCCGAGGGGGCGTTGACCGCGAGGACCGCGCGGGCGCCGGCGGTGGTGAACCCGGTGAGGTAGCCGGTGCCCTCGTAGCCGCTGGTGGTGGCGGCGGTGGTCGCTCCGCCGGAGACGAACGCGGTCTCCGCCTGGTGGGTGAGGGTGACCGGACCGGTCTCGGTCGGGGTGGCGGCGGTGAGGCTGTCGAGGTTGACGTTGCCGCTGTCGGCGGTGGTGAACGTGAAGGCGACGGTGTTGGTGCCCTTGGCGTAGGTCACCTGCTCGTCGTGGGTGGACCAGGTGTCCCAGTTCGCGGTGGCGGCGAGGCTCACCTGCCGGACCTTCGACCCGTTCACGTAGAGGCTCAGCGTCATCGCGGCGCCGGTGCCGTTGGCGTACCGCAGCGAGACCGAGCCGTTCCCGGCGAGGGTGGAGGGGACGGAGAAGGTGAGGGAGGCGGCGCCCTTGTTGGCGTCGGTGAAACCGCCGACGAACCCGGTTCCGGTGTAACCGGAGTGCTCGGTGGAGACCGCCGCACCGCCCGAGAGCTGCGCCGACTCGGCCTCCAGGCCGGACGAGCCGTTGCCCGTACCCGTGCCGGTCCCCGTGCCCGTGGTGGCGGTGAGGCTGTCGAGGTTGACGTTGCCGCTGTCGGCGGTGGTGAACGTGAGGGCGACGGTGTTCGCGCCCTGTGCGTACGTCACCTGTTCCTCGCGGGTGGACCAGGTGTCCCAGTTCGCGGTGGCGGCCAGGCTCACCTGCCGGACCTTCGACCCGTTCACGTACAGGCTCAGCGTCATCGCGGCGCCGGTCCCGTTGGCGTACCGCAGCGAGACCGAGCCGGCTCCGGCGGCGGAGGACTGGACGGAGAAGGCGACGGAGGCGGCGCCCTTGTGGGCGTCGGTGAAACCGCCGACGAACCCGGTTCCGGTGTAACCGGAGTGCTCGGTGGAGACCGCCGCACCGCCGGAGAGCTGGGCCGACTCGGCCTCCAGCGCGGTGGTGGCGGCCCCGGCGGGGGTCGCGGTCGTGGCGCCGAGCAGCAGGGCACCGAGCATGGACAGGAGCAGGGGGACGACGAGACGTACGGCGCTGGGGCGCCGGCGTGGTGCAGGAGACACGGCGATGTGCCCTTCCTGTGGGTGGGGTCCCTGGACGTGCGGGGGTAAGGGGGTGGTGCTCGCGAGAGGGACCGGTGGCGCGCGGGTCAGCCCTTGACGCTGCCCGCGGTGAGGCCCGCGATAATGTGCCGCTGAAAGATCAGGAAGAGGACCAGCAGGGGAATGCTGGCCATGACCATTCCGGCGAGCAGCTGGTTGGCGGGCATGAACTCGGCCAGCCGGTTGAGCGCGACCGTGATGGGCTGCTTCGCCTCGTCGGGGAGGACGAGCATCGGCCAGAGGAAGTCCTTCCAGACGCCGACGACCGCGAAGATCGAGACGACGGCGAGGACCGGCCGGGAGAGTGGCAGCACCACGGAGACCAGGACTCTGAGCGTGCCGGCGCCGTCGATCCGTGCGGAGTCGAGGAGTTCGGCGGGTATCTGGTCGAAGAAGCGCTTGAGCAGAAAGATGTTGAAGGCGTTGGCGGCCGCCGGGAGCCAGACGGCGAACGGGGTGTTGATCAGGTTGACGTGCAGGATCGGTACGTCGACCACGGTGAGGTACGTCGGCACCAGCAGCGCGGAGACCGGCAGCATCAGGGTCGCCAGCATCATGCCGAGGATCACGTTGCCGAGGAGCGGGCGCAGCTTGGAGAGCGCGTACGCGGCGGTCACGTCGATGAGCAGCTGGGTCAGCCAGGCGCCCAGGGCGAGCACGAAGGTGTTGAGGAAGAAGTGGCCGAGCCCGACGTTGGTCCACGCGTCGGTGTAGCTCTCCGGGTGGAAGCTCTCCGGGACGAGCGTCGGGGTGGGGGCGGCGAGTTCGCTCGACGACTTCAGCGCGCCGGACGCCATCCAGTACAGCGGGAAGACGAAGGCG from the Streptomyces sp. NBC_01335 genome contains:
- a CDS encoding CBM35 domain-containing protein → MSPAPRRRPSAVRLVVPLLLSMLGALLLGATTATPAGAATTALEAESAQLSGGAAVSTEHSGYTGTGFVGGFTDAHKGAASVAFSVQSSAAGAGSVSLRYANGTGAAMTLSLYVNGSKVRQVSLAATANWDTWSTREEQVTYAQGANTVALTFTTADSGNVNLDSLTATTGTGTGTGTGNGSSGLEAESAQLSGGAAVSTEHSGYTGTGFVGGFTDANKGAASLTFSVPSTLAGNGSVSLRYANGTGAAMTLSLYVNGSKVRQVSLAATANWDTWSTHDEQVTYAKGTNTVAFTFTTADSGNVNLDSLTAATPTETGPVTLTHQAETAFVSGGATTAATTSGYEGTGYLTGFTTAGARAVLAVNAPSAATYPLVLRYRTPNATAATVTLLANGTKVRVLTLPATNGAWATASTDVPLRASLNHVTLRTASGDNGNLQLDGVTVTGSTPNAVRGATLPYTAYEAEAGTTNASTTGPDRTYLTVASEASGRRAVVLDQTGEYVQFTLTQPADALTLRYSVPDNAAGTGTSATLSVYANGTQVRDLGLSSTYSWVYGAYPYTNTPSQGSAHHFFDETRTLTGHLAAGTVLKFQKDAGDTAASYTLDLVETEAVPAALTMPSTGFVSATTLGVTPDDSTDDTAALNTALTAATSQGKGLWLPTGTYDISGHVDLTGADLRGAGQWYTVLRGKNGKGGLFGRGGTSNVQDLTIAGDVRYRDDANFDAAVEGDFGNGSSLTNLWIEHTKVGLWIDAPTTGLYASGLRIRDTFADGVNLHKGTAGSEVSHSSVRNTGDDGLAMFSEAQAVSNSAFRFDTVQLPLLANAVGIYGGNANRVEDNLLADTVTGSSGIAISSRFAPVPFSGTTVVLRNTLTRTGGYEPNWASKLGALWIYADSSDITAPILLQDNTVLDSTYSGLLVSWQKNVQSLTVTNLAITTAGSYGIEINSAGSGTFSGTTVTGAAAGGLSLAGGFTVNRGSGNTGW
- a CDS encoding carbohydrate ABC transporter permease, with the translated sequence MAAETPTRTLIAPTEMNRRVGRFLHRFVLTATLIGFTLAFVFPLYWMASGALKSSSELAAPTPTLVPESFHPESYTDAWTNVGLGHFFLNTFVLALGAWLTQLLIDVTAAYALSKLRPLLGNVILGMMLATLMLPVSALLVPTYLTVVDVPILHVNLINTPFAVWLPAAANAFNIFLLKRFFDQIPAELLDSARIDGAGTLRVLVSVVLPLSRPVLAVVSIFAVVGVWKDFLWPMLVLPDEAKQPITVALNRLAEFMPANQLLAGMVMASIPLLVLFLIFQRHIIAGLTAGSVKG